Proteins encoded within one genomic window of Arachis ipaensis cultivar K30076 chromosome B08, Araip1.1, whole genome shotgun sequence:
- the LOC107610841 gene encoding uncharacterized protein LOC107610841 — protein sequence MVVLTEECSAIIQKKLPQKMKDPRSFQIPCIIGDISIENALCDMGASINLMSLAMMKRMRIEEAKPTRMALQLADRTFKFPHGVVEDLLVKVGEFMFPTDFVVLDMEKESNASIILERPFLATAGAIIDVQKGELVLRLHEEKMVFNIFTAMSYPKESIGECMMVDTMEKLIQGVL from the coding sequence ATGGTGGTGCTTAcggaggaatgtagtgccatcatacaaaagaagcttcctcAAAAGATGAAGGATCCTAGGAGCttccaaatcccctgcatcataggggatattAGCATTGAAAATGCATTATGTGATATGGGAGCTAGTATCAACCTTATGTCCTTGGCCATGATGAAGAGAATGAGAATTGAAGAGGCCAAACCAACAAGGATGGCACTCCAACTAGCTGATAGGacattcaagtttcctcatggAGTGGTAGAAGACTTGTTAGTTAAAGTGGGAGAGTTCATGTTCCCAACTGATTTTGTTGTGCTTGACATGGAAAAAGAGTCTAATGCATCAATCATACTAGAAAGACCATTCTTGGCAACAGCTGGAGCTAtaattgatgtgcaaaaaggagAATTGGTCTTAAGACTGCATGAAGAAAAGATGGTGTTCAATATTTTCACTGCAATGAgctaccccaaggaatccattgGAGAATGTATGATGGTGGACACAATGGAAAAATTGATTCAAGGAGTCCTATAA